In Podospora pseudoanserina strain CBS 124.78 chromosome 5, whole genome shotgun sequence, a single window of DNA contains:
- a CDS encoding hypothetical protein (EggNog:ENOG503NY6K; COG:U): MLRGFRPAIGRAQALSTTLRTPPIRPSPASKSLLKHSSTSSRPQVTTQPRLLPYFIRTQYSTKPPVQPTQIDKQHEQEIAQHKLEARPDEVSTTSTVRKSIETAQSKPDDVDFGKELRDDLHTVKDTFALGSVPREPYLLGLAGTLPYLGTSLATVYLSWNLNAKFPTDSNFLNSFMFTNEAASQWLHFLEPIQVGYGVALISFLGAIHWGLEFAEKNFSRERTRLRYAIGVAAPLVAWPTTFFPIEWALITQFLAFTGLYFADARAMVRGWAPSWYQTYRFVLTAIVGGSLLISLVARTKIGESHARLSGGELKDLLRAEDPKNEYHNWEKEEEKERARLRKEKEKEKKKEEEAERKKKEEEKSKGKKGDKKEGDKKEKKDDKKDEKQEDKKKDQKEEDEKTKKSDDNPEEPSKDRAESKDGGAQDKKKEQIGSQDGGNRKNSEKHDS, from the exons ATGTTGCGTGGTTTCCGACCGGCTATTGGCCGAGCCCAAGCTCTGTCTACAACCCTTCGAACACCTCCCATCCGcccctctcccgcctccaAGAGCCTCCTCAAACATTCCAGCACCTCGTCCAGACCACAAGTCACCACCCAACCGAGATTGCTGCCCTACTTCATCCGCACGCAATATtccaccaaaccacccgTGCAACCCACCCAGATAGACAAGCAACACGAGCAAGAAATCGCCCAACACAAGCTCGAAGCCCGACCAGACGAGgtctcaaccacctcaaccgtCCGCAAATCCATCGAAACTGCACAATCCAAACCCGACGATGTAGACTTTGGCAAGGAACTGCGCGATGACCTG CACACGGTCAAAGACACCTTCGCCCTCGGCTCCGTCCCCCGAGAACCctacctcctcggcctggcCGGGACCTTGCCGTATCTCGGCACCTCCCTCGCAACAGTTTACCTCTCTTGGAACCTCAACGCCAAATTTCCCACCGACTCCAACTTTCTCAACAGCTTCATGTTCACCAATGAGGCTGCCTCCCAGTGGCTTCACTTTCTTGAGCCGATTCAAGTCGGCTATGGCGTGGCGCTCATCTCGTTTTTAGGCGCCATTCACTGGGGTCTTGAATTTGCGGAAAAGAACTTCTCCCGTGAGAGAACGCGCCTGCGCTATGCCATCGGTGTCGCTGCGCCGCTGGTTGCATGGCCCACTACGTTTTTCCCCATTGAATGGGCGTTGATTACCCAATTTCTGGCGTTTACGGGATTGTACTTTGCGGATGCGAGAGcgatggtgagggggtgggcgCCGAGTTGGTATCAGACTTATCGCTTTGTTTTGACGGCTATAGTAGGGGGTTCGTTGCTGATCAGTCTGGtggcgaggacgaagatTGGGGAGAGTCATGCGAGATTGTCGGGtggggagttgaaggattTGTTGAGGGCTGAGGATCCGAAGAATGAGTATCATAattgggagaaggaggaggagaaggaaagggcgaggttgaggaaggagaaggagaaggagaagaagaaggaggaggaggcggagaggaagaagaaggaggaagagaagagtaaggggaagaagggggataAGAAGGAAGGTGataagaaggagaagaaggatgataagaaggacgagaagcaggaggataagaagaaggatcagaaggaagaggatgaaaagaccaagaagagcgATGATAACCCTGAGGAGCCAAGCAAGGATCGTGCTGAGAGCAAGGATGGCGGTGCCCAAGAtaaaaagaaggagcagaTTGGTAGCCAGGATGGCGGAAACAGGAAGAACAGCGAGAAGCACGACAGTTAA